One Pullulanibacillus sp. KACC 23026 DNA segment encodes these proteins:
- a CDS encoding TSUP family transporter, with product MVVHHLDPTLLLLLVLFGFLAAFIDSVVGGGGLISLPALLFTGLPPAAAVATNKLAGTLGSLTSTIMFYRSGKLDLKSIYKLFPLVFIGSMLGAWTVHRMNPDVLKPLMLVMLAAVAVYTIFKKNWGQVSTYQKMSSQRLGVFMTLVLVIGFYDGFIGPGTGSFLIFAFLMIGFDFLKAAGNAKFLNFGSNIAALLMFIFLGQVHYGYGIPMGLAQIAGSICGSSFAIKKGGGYVRALFIIVTFLLLTKNAYDYFF from the coding sequence TTGGTTGTTCATCATTTGGATCCGACATTATTGCTATTATTAGTCCTTTTTGGTTTTTTAGCGGCTTTCATTGATTCAGTTGTGGGAGGCGGGGGACTAATATCATTGCCGGCTTTACTGTTTACGGGACTTCCGCCAGCCGCTGCAGTGGCAACCAATAAACTGGCAGGGACATTAGGTTCTTTGACTAGCACTATCATGTTCTATCGTTCAGGAAAACTTGATTTGAAATCGATTTATAAGCTCTTTCCTCTCGTTTTCATTGGGTCCATGCTTGGGGCCTGGACGGTCCATCGAATGAATCCGGATGTTTTAAAGCCTTTAATGCTAGTCATGCTAGCCGCTGTCGCCGTCTATACGATTTTTAAGAAAAACTGGGGACAGGTGTCGACCTATCAAAAAATGTCTTCCCAGCGTCTGGGCGTTTTTATGACCTTAGTTTTAGTAATTGGCTTCTATGATGGGTTTATCGGTCCTGGCACAGGCTCCTTTCTAATCTTTGCTTTTTTGATGATTGGCTTTGATTTCTTAAAGGCGGCAGGGAATGCCAAGTTTTTAAATTTTGGCAGTAATATTGCGGCTTTGCTGATGTTTATCTTTCTTGGACAAGTCCATTATGGCTATGGCATACCGATGGGTTTAGCTCAAATAGCCGGTTCAATCTGTGGCTCCAGCTTTGCCATAAAAAAAGGCGGCGGCTATGTGCGTGCGCTTTTTATCATCGTCACCTTCCTGTTGCTCACTAAAAATGCCTATGATTATTTTTTCTAA
- a CDS encoding alpha/beta fold hydrolase, translated as MGTLKRKGKAYSVESFFKSESLFGGSFSHEGDRLLYTSDRTGVYNAYSISTSGGEPAAKTESTKDTIQALSYFPHDDRFLFMKDLGGNELLHIYVGEEDGTTKELTLGDTARAEFYGWTHEGDAFIYGYNGRDPRYMDVYLMSTTSYEATCLFENTEGYQFHALSADQKQLALSKVTSANDTNMYVYDLETQALTHLSDHEGDAHFLPQMFDRTGGSLYYLTDLDDEFLQLKKIDLTTGHSSLVLAEPWDITSAAFSHAYRYMKYIVNEDGTYTTKVLDQATGERLEIKGFSQRALTQLTISRSEAMLCFYSNTSTMTPNLFVYHIKSERLIQLTNTLSPDLDSTDLVEVEVVRFPASDGLMIPAILYKPHLNEVEKVPALVWVHGGPGGQSLAHYNVLMQYLANQGYAVLAVNNRGSSGYGKSFFKAADHQHGEIDLADCLSGRDYLQTLDYIDAEKIGIIGGSYGGYMVGAALAFQPDAFKVGVNIFGVMNWERTLKSIPAWWESGREALYRKIGNPYTEVDYIRSISPLFHADQITKPLIVLQGANDPRVLKVESDEIVEAVKKNGVPVDYIVFDDEGHGFTKKANQIKGYQAIVDFLNCHLAA; from the coding sequence GTGGGAACACTAAAACGCAAAGGGAAAGCGTATTCCGTTGAGTCTTTTTTTAAGTCAGAATCCTTGTTTGGCGGCTCCTTTTCACATGAGGGGGATCGGCTCCTTTACACAAGTGACCGAACAGGTGTTTATAATGCCTATTCTATTTCGACGTCTGGCGGTGAGCCAGCGGCCAAAACGGAGTCAACGAAAGATACGATTCAAGCGCTCTCTTATTTTCCTCATGATGACCGCTTTTTGTTCATGAAAGATTTAGGCGGTAATGAACTATTGCATATTTATGTCGGGGAAGAGGATGGTACGACAAAGGAGCTGACATTGGGAGACACCGCTCGTGCAGAATTTTACGGATGGACGCATGAAGGGGATGCTTTTATTTATGGTTATAATGGGCGGGACCCTCGTTATATGGATGTCTATCTTATGTCGACAACCAGCTATGAAGCGACCTGTTTGTTTGAAAACACCGAGGGATATCAGTTCCATGCCCTGTCGGCTGATCAAAAGCAGTTGGCTTTGTCCAAAGTAACGAGTGCCAATGATACCAACATGTATGTCTATGATTTGGAAACACAGGCGCTTACTCATTTGAGCGATCATGAGGGGGATGCCCATTTTTTGCCGCAAATGTTTGATCGGACTGGAGGCAGTTTGTATTACTTAACGGATTTGGATGATGAATTTTTGCAGCTCAAGAAAATCGATTTAACAACGGGACACTCTTCTCTTGTCTTAGCGGAGCCATGGGATATAACCAGTGCTGCTTTTTCCCATGCCTATCGGTACATGAAATATATAGTGAATGAGGATGGGACCTATACGACGAAAGTTCTTGATCAGGCAACAGGCGAACGACTAGAAATTAAAGGCTTTTCACAAAGAGCTCTGACTCAATTAACGATCTCCCGCAGTGAAGCCATGCTCTGTTTCTACAGCAATACGTCCACGATGACCCCTAACCTGTTTGTCTATCATATCAAGTCTGAGAGGCTAATCCAATTAACGAATACACTCAGTCCGGACCTTGATTCAACGGATTTAGTTGAAGTTGAAGTGGTGCGTTTCCCCGCATCTGATGGGCTAATGATTCCCGCCATCCTTTATAAACCACATTTAAATGAGGTTGAAAAAGTACCTGCCCTTGTTTGGGTACATGGCGGCCCCGGTGGTCAATCCTTAGCTCACTACAATGTGCTTATGCAATACCTGGCTAATCAAGGTTATGCAGTTCTTGCGGTGAATAATAGAGGAAGCTCGGGTTATGGAAAATCCTTCTTTAAAGCAGCTGACCATCAGCACGGCGAGATTGATCTGGCGGATTGCCTATCGGGAAGAGACTATCTTCAAACATTGGATTATATTGATGCGGAGAAGATTGGAATCATTGGAGGCAGCTATGGGGGTTATATGGTTGGAGCCGCCCTTGCTTTTCAGCCAGATGCCTTTAAGGTGGGAGTTAATATTTTTGGAGTGATGAACTGGGAGCGGACTCTGAAGAGCATCCCGGCATGGTGGGAATCAGGACGTGAGGCTTTGTATAGAAAAATAGGAAATCCATACACAGAAGTTGACTATATCCGGTCTATTTCCCCGCTTTTTCATGCGGATCAAATCACGAAGCCCCTTATTGTCTTACAAGGGGCGAATGATCCTCGAGTGCTTAAAGTCGAATCCGACGAAATTGTCGAAGCAGTAAAGAAAAATGGCGTGCCCGTGGACTATATCGTGTTTGACGATGAAGGTCATGGTTTTACGAAAAAGGCGAATCAAATCAAAGGCTATCAAGCGATCGTTGACTTTTTGAATTGCCATCTTGCCGCATAA
- a CDS encoding YjcZ family sporulation protein — MAYAAGCGFGGGFALIVVLFILLIIVGTSYVY; from the coding sequence ATGGCATACGCAGCAGGTTGTGGTTTCGGCGGCGGTTTTGCTTTAATCGTTGTCTTATTCATCCTCTTAATCATTGTTGGTACGTCTTACGTCTACTAA
- a CDS encoding LLM class flavin-dependent oxidoreductase encodes MTTNQSNTSLKTIKRSVLDLAPILSGQTARDALHNSLNLAQATEQSGYTRYWVAEHHNMPGIASSATAVLIGYLAGGTKTIRVGSGGIMLPNHAPLIVAEQFGTLESLYPGRIDLGLGRAPGTDQLTSMALRRDLRGSVNDFPDNVQELISYFKPETEGARVRAIPGEGLHVPIWLLGSSTFSAQLAGMLGLPFAFASHFAPQQLSDALYLYRHHFTPSAYLEKPYVMAGVNVIAAETDEKAEYLASSLYQSFLGIIRGSRSLLQPPVENMAEHWNPIEEAHVREQLQYTFVGGPETIHDKLEKFTKEAQVDEIIIASNIYDQEARIKSYQIVAEQWN; translated from the coding sequence ATGACAACTAATCAGTCCAACACATCATTAAAGACTATAAAACGTTCTGTCCTTGATCTTGCGCCCATTTTGTCAGGGCAGACGGCACGGGATGCTTTACACAATAGCCTGAATTTAGCTCAAGCAACGGAACAATCTGGTTATACACGTTACTGGGTGGCTGAGCATCATAATATGCCGGGTATTGCGAGCTCGGCAACGGCTGTTCTTATTGGCTATTTGGCAGGGGGGACAAAGACGATTCGAGTCGGTTCAGGGGGCATTATGCTTCCCAATCATGCTCCTCTGATAGTGGCAGAACAATTTGGCACACTTGAGTCACTTTATCCAGGCCGTATTGATCTTGGTTTAGGCAGGGCACCTGGAACCGACCAATTGACGTCAATGGCGCTTAGAAGAGACTTAAGAGGTTCAGTGAATGATTTCCCTGATAATGTCCAGGAATTGATTAGCTATTTTAAACCGGAGACTGAAGGAGCACGAGTTAGAGCGATTCCTGGTGAAGGACTTCATGTGCCAATCTGGCTGCTTGGCTCTAGTACTTTTAGTGCTCAATTAGCTGGAATGCTTGGCTTGCCATTTGCTTTTGCCAGTCATTTTGCTCCCCAGCAGTTGAGTGATGCCCTCTATCTCTACCGCCATCATTTTACACCTTCTGCTTATTTGGAGAAGCCTTATGTCATGGCAGGTGTCAATGTCATTGCAGCGGAAACGGATGAAAAGGCGGAGTATCTCGCTTCCTCACTTTACCAATCATTCCTCGGAATTATTCGTGGTTCACGGAGCCTGCTCCAGCCTCCTGTTGAAAACATGGCTGAGCACTGGAACCCGATAGAAGAAGCCCATGTTCGAGAACAGCTTCAATATACATTTGTTGGCGGTCCGGAAACGATACATGACAAGCTTGAAAAATTCACTAAAGAAGCGCAAGTCGACGAAATCATCATTGCCTCAAACATCTATGACCAAGAAGCGCGAATTAAGTCCTACCAAATCGTCGCAGAACAGTGGAACTAA
- a CDS encoding NAD(P)/FAD-dependent oxidoreductase, producing MSKHIVILGAGYGGLLTALTARNYLSQEDAYITVVNQYPTHQIITELHRLAAGNVTEQAVTLPLEKLFKGKNIDLKIATVASFDVEKKSITLNDQSTLSYDYLVVGLGSTTAYFGIPGLEENSFVLKSAEDALNIQKHVENRIRAYSETGNKADATILIGGGGLTGIELVGELADILPGLCKKYGVKYEDINLSLVEAGPKVLPVLPDNLIERATESLAKRGVNFITGVPVTNVEGNVVDLKNGEKIETNTFVWTGGVQGHPLVGQSGLEVNRGRATVNEHLQSTSHKNVFVVGDSAVAFPKEGERPYAPTAQNSWQMGELVGYNLFALINDKPMDEFNPVDSGTLASLGRKDGVAIIGGHKTPLKGFPATMMKEASNLRYLSHINGLFTLAY from the coding sequence ATGTCAAAACATATCGTCATCTTAGGCGCAGGTTATGGCGGCCTTCTTACAGCGTTGACAGCTCGCAATTATTTAAGCCAAGAAGATGCCTATATTACAGTTGTTAACCAATATCCAACTCATCAAATTATTACAGAATTACATCGCCTGGCAGCTGGAAATGTTACAGAACAAGCTGTAACTTTACCATTAGAAAAACTATTCAAAGGCAAAAACATCGATCTTAAGATCGCAACGGTTGCTTCTTTTGATGTTGAAAAGAAAAGCATTACTTTAAATGACCAATCTACTTTAAGCTACGATTATCTTGTTGTAGGTCTCGGAAGCACGACCGCTTACTTTGGTATCCCTGGTCTTGAAGAAAACAGCTTTGTCCTTAAATCTGCTGAAGATGCCTTAAATATTCAAAAGCATGTTGAGAACCGCATCCGTGCGTACTCTGAAACAGGCAACAAAGCTGATGCCACCATTCTTATCGGCGGCGGCGGTTTAACAGGAATCGAGCTTGTTGGTGAGCTTGCTGACATTCTTCCAGGGCTTTGCAAAAAATATGGCGTTAAATATGAAGACATCAATCTTTCTCTTGTTGAAGCAGGTCCTAAGGTTCTTCCTGTATTACCAGATAACCTTATCGAGCGCGCAACAGAAAGCCTTGCTAAACGTGGGGTTAACTTCATCACAGGCGTTCCTGTAACGAATGTGGAAGGCAATGTAGTTGACCTTAAAAACGGTGAGAAAATCGAAACTAACACATTTGTATGGACCGGCGGTGTTCAAGGTCACCCGCTTGTTGGCCAATCCGGTCTAGAAGTGAATCGCGGTCGTGCGACTGTAAATGAACACCTTCAATCGACTTCTCACAAGAACGTATTTGTTGTTGGTGACAGCGCCGTTGCCTTCCCTAAAGAAGGCGAACGTCCATATGCTCCAACCGCTCAAAACTCATGGCAAATGGGCGAGCTCGTTGGCTACAACTTATTTGCTCTTATCAATGATAAGCCAATGGATGAGTTTAACCCAGTTGATTCTGGTACACTTGCAAGCCTTGGCCGTAAAGATGGGGTCGCTATTATTGGCGGACACAAAACACCGCTTAAAGGCTTCCCAGCAACCATGATGAAAGAAGCAAGTAACCTCCGTTACCTCTCACACATCAATGGTCTCTTTACCTTAGCTTATTAA
- a CDS encoding DUF1641 domain-containing protein, whose product MSENTQVQTAEAAKLDVIDQLLKPEVQESLTTLVDNLPKLTELVTLMTSSYDVVKSLATDEVLKNDTVGAITEVLHPVTDSVKKMAATAIEAKDQAEASHETIGLFGLLRIIKDPQIQKVFRFLNAYLEISNRKEK is encoded by the coding sequence ATGTCAGAAAACACTCAAGTTCAAACCGCTGAGGCTGCAAAACTCGATGTGATTGACCAGCTTTTAAAGCCTGAAGTACAAGAATCTTTGACAACACTTGTCGACAATCTTCCTAAATTAACAGAATTAGTCACGCTTATGACAAGTTCCTACGATGTTGTAAAATCCTTAGCAACCGACGAAGTTCTTAAGAATGACACGGTTGGGGCGATTACAGAAGTGCTTCACCCAGTAACGGATTCCGTAAAGAAAATGGCAGCTACTGCTATTGAAGCGAAAGATCAGGCTGAAGCAAGCCACGAAACAATTGGTTTATTTGGACTACTAAGGATTATTAAAGATCCACAAATCCAAAAAGTGTTCCGTTTCTTGAACGCCTACTTAGAAATTTCCAATCGTAAAGAAAAGTAA
- a CDS encoding helix-turn-helix domain-containing protein — MDIKLCPKFETAFELLGKRWTGLIINALLAGCHRFGDISEMIPQMSDRMLVERLKELEASGIVVRTVYPETPVRIEYELTDKGKDLHFVMEQVQQWADKWVEVPHHS, encoded by the coding sequence ATGGACATTAAATTATGCCCAAAATTTGAAACAGCTTTTGAGCTTTTAGGTAAACGATGGACTGGCTTAATTATCAATGCTTTACTCGCAGGCTGCCATCGCTTTGGAGATATTTCTGAAATGATTCCCCAGATGAGTGACCGCATGCTCGTTGAACGTCTGAAGGAACTTGAGGCCTCCGGTATTGTTGTTCGGACCGTTTATCCTGAAACACCAGTTCGAATTGAATATGAATTAACCGACAAAGGCAAGGACCTTCATTTTGTCATGGAACAAGTTCAACAATGGGCGGATAAATGGGTAGAGGTCCCCCATCACTCCTAA
- a CDS encoding YceI family protein yields the protein MTKQVWNVDLSHSSLEFTVKHMMVSKVRGNFDVYEAKLIADPQDLTTAEIEFKVDIDSINTRNADRDAHLKSADLFEKEKYPYMTFKATNIVKTGDNEYAVTGDLTLKGVTKSVTFDATFEGEGKNPWGQEVAGFTATGKINRSDFGISWNAALETGGVLVGDEVKIAVEIEATKAAE from the coding sequence ATGACTAAACAAGTATGGAACGTAGATCTTTCACACAGCTCTCTTGAATTTACCGTCAAGCACATGATGGTTTCGAAGGTAAGAGGGAACTTCGATGTTTATGAAGCAAAATTAATCGCAGATCCCCAAGATTTGACCACTGCTGAAATTGAATTCAAGGTGGATATCGACAGCATCAATACGCGTAATGCGGACCGTGATGCTCACTTGAAATCAGCTGATCTTTTTGAAAAAGAAAAATACCCATACATGACATTTAAGGCAACTAATATTGTTAAAACAGGTGACAATGAGTACGCTGTAACGGGTGACCTCACTTTAAAGGGCGTTACTAAGTCGGTGACATTTGATGCAACATTTGAAGGCGAAGGGAAAAATCCTTGGGGACAAGAAGTAGCTGGTTTTACAGCAACAGGTAAAATTAACCGCAGTGATTTCGGCATTTCTTGGAACGCTGCACTTGAAACCGGTGGTGTTCTAGTCGGTGACGAGGTTAAAATCGCCGTTGAAATTGAAGCAACAAAAGCAGCTGAATAA
- a CDS encoding NADPH-dependent FMN reductase, translating to MKMVVLLGSLRKESINRSVAETIRERYRKELDIEIADLGGLPLYNQDDENHPPESVTSFKQQVAEADGVIIVTPEYNWSIPGVLKNAIDWCSRVDKVLINKPVMAVGASPTAFGTIRAQAHLRDILASPGVQARVLPAATNEVLVNFAADKVKDGRLVDETTLTFLDKVLSQFVKQIKQ from the coding sequence ATGAAAATGGTTGTCCTCTTAGGAAGTTTAAGGAAAGAATCCATCAACCGTTCGGTGGCAGAGACGATTCGCGAGCGTTATCGCAAAGAACTTGATATCGAGATAGCGGATTTGGGCGGGCTTCCTCTTTATAATCAAGATGATGAGAATCATCCGCCAGAGTCCGTGACTTCATTCAAACAACAAGTGGCTGAAGCAGACGGTGTCATCATTGTTACACCGGAATACAATTGGTCCATACCTGGAGTACTTAAGAATGCGATCGATTGGTGCTCACGAGTTGATAAAGTGCTCATTAATAAGCCGGTCATGGCCGTTGGGGCTTCACCAACAGCCTTTGGGACGATTCGGGCACAGGCTCATTTACGTGATATTCTTGCAAGTCCTGGTGTCCAAGCAAGAGTTTTACCGGCAGCCACTAATGAAGTGCTCGTGAACTTCGCAGCGGATAAAGTGAAAGATGGCCGCCTAGTCGATGAAACCACTTTAACTTTTCTTGATAAAGTTCTTTCACAGTTTGTTAAACAGATAAAACAATAA
- a CDS encoding glycosyltransferase family 1 protein has product MKLAIVTETFYPQIDGIVTRLTATIEWLIQEAGLEVLVIAPEMGITEYKGARVEGIPARSFFLYPGKKFAFPTRKVDKILKAFNPDLVHVVNPAFIGVSGVYSAKRNKWPLLASYHTHVPKYADYYKLSFIKPALWWYFRKLHNKADLNLCTSKSVAVELKEQRFHNVHVWKRGVDTKKYHPKNYDLAMRQRLTNGQPDQKLLLYVGRLAQEKELEKLRNVLEASESFSLALVGDGPHRAALEKHFKGTKTVFTGFMQGEELARAYASSDIFIFPSTTETLGLVILEAMASGLPIVAAKSGPTEEQINDGMTGVLYDPTVKGEFVRKVLTLEDEQFRQTLSEQARASSRQFSWEAQAEQLLGYYKEVFKVSESNLRVLDDIQ; this is encoded by the coding sequence ATGAAATTAGCAATTGTAACAGAAACGTTTTATCCGCAAATAGATGGGATTGTTACGAGATTAACAGCCACAATTGAATGGCTTATCCAAGAAGCTGGGCTTGAGGTTCTCGTGATTGCTCCTGAGATGGGGATAACAGAATATAAAGGAGCTCGAGTAGAAGGTATTCCCGCTCGCTCCTTTTTTCTCTATCCGGGTAAAAAGTTTGCTTTCCCAACTCGGAAGGTCGACAAAATTTTAAAGGCGTTTAATCCTGATCTCGTTCATGTTGTAAACCCTGCGTTTATTGGTGTTTCAGGGGTTTATTCGGCCAAACGAAATAAATGGCCACTGCTTGCCTCCTACCATACTCATGTCCCCAAATATGCGGACTATTATAAGCTATCTTTTATTAAGCCTGCTCTATGGTGGTACTTTAGAAAACTCCATAACAAAGCCGATTTAAATTTATGTACGTCCAAATCGGTTGCAGTAGAACTAAAGGAGCAGCGTTTTCATAATGTTCACGTCTGGAAACGAGGCGTTGATACAAAGAAATACCATCCAAAAAATTATGATTTGGCGATGCGTCAGCGGCTGACAAATGGCCAGCCTGATCAAAAATTGCTTTTATATGTTGGCCGTTTGGCTCAAGAAAAAGAATTGGAGAAGCTGCGTAATGTTCTTGAAGCATCGGAAAGCTTTAGCTTAGCGTTAGTTGGGGACGGACCGCACAGGGCGGCATTAGAGAAACATTTTAAAGGAACGAAAACCGTCTTCACAGGCTTTATGCAAGGTGAAGAATTAGCAAGGGCCTATGCCTCCTCTGATATTTTTATTTTTCCATCTACCACTGAAACGCTGGGGCTCGTGATTTTAGAAGCCATGGCATCCGGTCTGCCTATTGTGGCAGCTAAGAGCGGACCAACTGAGGAACAAATTAATGATGGAATGACGGGTGTTCTCTATGATCCAACTGTTAAGGGAGAATTTGTAAGGAAGGTTCTTACATTAGAAGATGAACAATTTCGTCAAACCTTATCTGAACAAGCACGAGCTTCAAGCCGTCAATTTAGTTGGGAGGCTCAAGCGGAACAATTATTGGGCTACTACAAAGAGGTTTTCAAGGTCAGTGAAAGCAACTTGAGGGTCTTAGACGACATTCAATGA
- a CDS encoding GtrA family protein: MKQGFIKGLIQYIKFGSIGLTSGALDLGSLNLMLWIWPTSNHLLLVVFNTFAYALAVLNSYIWNSRFTFREGLERSHKQRAAFIIQAVVSLLISDGVLYIATLILSIGNVIPRLLVYNIAKLLSMFLSSLASFFFMKYFVFREKKMIRRKEGRLT, translated from the coding sequence GTGAAACAAGGGTTTATTAAAGGGTTAATCCAATATATTAAATTTGGAAGTATTGGTCTGACAAGCGGAGCATTGGATCTAGGGAGCCTTAATTTAATGCTGTGGATATGGCCGACGTCAAACCATCTTCTGTTAGTCGTTTTTAATACATTCGCCTATGCGCTAGCTGTATTGAACAGTTATATTTGGAATTCGCGTTTTACTTTCCGAGAAGGACTGGAGCGTTCACACAAACAAAGGGCAGCTTTTATTATTCAAGCTGTGGTTAGCTTATTGATCAGCGATGGTGTTCTTTATATAGCTACCTTAATTTTGTCTATTGGAAATGTCATACCAAGATTATTGGTTTATAATATTGCGAAGCTCCTATCCATGTTTTTGTCCTCGCTTGCCAGCTTTTTTTTCATGAAGTATTTTGTTTTTCGGGAAAAGAAAATGATAAGAAGAAAAGAAGGTCGTCTTACTTGA
- a CDS encoding DedA family protein: MQHLSESLIQFIQHLGSWGIFLGMFIESACIPLPSEVIMLYGGFMVHKELLTFWSVIVAGIVGNLIGSLLMYWIGARFGRPFIEKYGKYVFFNYKHLEAADRWFAKYGDWAAFFGRLLPVIRTFISLPAGIAKMKAGRFALFTVLGCIPWNITLAFFGMKLGQHWEIVQTYLHPVTYIILVILVLLIIRFIYRLTKDRRMA; this comes from the coding sequence ATGCAGCATCTTTCTGAGAGTTTGATTCAATTCATTCAACATCTAGGGTCATGGGGCATTTTTCTTGGCATGTTTATTGAGAGCGCCTGTATCCCTTTGCCAAGTGAAGTAATCATGTTATATGGCGGGTTCATGGTTCATAAAGAACTCCTGACGTTTTGGAGTGTTATTGTTGCTGGAATAGTTGGCAATTTGATCGGGTCTTTGCTCATGTATTGGATTGGCGCTCGATTTGGGCGGCCTTTTATTGAGAAGTATGGGAAATATGTGTTCTTTAACTATAAGCATCTTGAGGCCGCGGATCGCTGGTTTGCAAAGTATGGGGATTGGGCAGCCTTTTTTGGTCGGCTACTTCCAGTTATTCGAACTTTCATTTCCTTGCCTGCAGGAATCGCCAAAATGAAGGCGGGGCGTTTTGCACTCTTCACGGTCTTAGGGTGTATTCCTTGGAATATCACTCTAGCCTTCTTTGGAATGAAATTGGGGCAGCATTGGGAGATCGTTCAAACCTATCTTCATCCGGTCACTTATATTATTTTAGTCATCCTAGTCCTACTTATTATCCGTTTTATCTATCGTTTAACTAAAGATCGACGAATGGCCTAA
- a CDS encoding aminoglycoside phosphotransferase family protein, giving the protein MDLPDRFIRKIKGAFGKDGEEWLLSLNERVLAIQQAWRLSDLMPVPNLSYNYVLKGHDETRTPILLKLGLPSFDFSNERKALQAYAGAGCCQLLKADDDKGAMLLEQIVPGQMLSELTDEEEVLHQFSKVWKAIRRPVPNMCEFPTIRDWSKGLDRYLSEHSDEEEFIPVEEVWEAKALFDDLLAEENENGLLHGDLHHENILFSDERGPLAIDPKGVVGPVYFDCVSFMINHLHNKTEPEKRLAHRVDYLAKSLSLDKKSMLKAAIALSTLFACWSIGEADPEWNKTYRCVQWFKDQLASC; this is encoded by the coding sequence ATGGACCTGCCAGACCGGTTTATACGAAAAATAAAAGGGGCTTTTGGAAAAGACGGGGAGGAGTGGCTTTTAAGTTTGAACGAACGTGTTCTAGCGATTCAGCAGGCTTGGAGATTGTCTGATTTAATGCCAGTTCCCAATCTTTCCTATAATTATGTCTTAAAAGGCCATGATGAAACAAGAACCCCTATTCTATTAAAACTCGGGCTCCCCTCTTTTGATTTTTCTAATGAGAGGAAGGCTTTGCAAGCGTATGCTGGAGCGGGTTGCTGCCAACTGTTAAAAGCCGATGATGATAAGGGTGCCATGCTCCTTGAACAGATTGTTCCAGGGCAAATGCTCTCGGAATTAACCGATGAAGAGGAAGTGCTGCATCAGTTTTCCAAGGTGTGGAAGGCGATCCGAAGACCAGTTCCTAACATGTGTGAATTTCCAACGATTCGCGATTGGTCAAAGGGGCTTGATCGCTATCTTTCGGAACACTCTGATGAAGAAGAATTCATTCCAGTGGAGGAGGTATGGGAAGCCAAAGCCTTATTTGATGACTTGTTGGCAGAAGAAAATGAGAACGGCCTTCTGCATGGTGACTTGCATCATGAGAACATTTTATTTTCAGATGAGCGCGGCCCGCTTGCCATTGATCCAAAAGGTGTCGTGGGCCCGGTTTATTTTGATTGCGTATCGTTTATGATCAACCACTTACATAATAAGACCGAACCGGAAAAACGATTGGCGCATAGAGTGGATTATTTAGCAAAATCGCTAAGCCTTGACAAAAAGTCTATGCTTAAAGCCGCCATTGCCTTAAGTACTTTGTTTGCCTGCTGGTCAATTGGGGAGGCCGACCCTGAATGGAACAAGACCTATCGATGCGTTCAGTGGTTTAAAGATCAATTGGCGTCCTGCTAA
- a CDS encoding four-helix bundle copper-binding protein, giving the protein MLDDFRKSHMNERLFEKDYKETVDQTKLIQIINHCSLHCDEMITYLLDQEQLGDRRRQLKLLRDCSSICGFTASHMAAQSFLTPSLIKLCAYTCEHCGRECGQFEDPMSVRCSKVCLTCARYCQEASV; this is encoded by the coding sequence GTGTTGGATGATTTTAGAAAAAGTCATATGAACGAACGGTTATTTGAGAAAGATTATAAGGAAACGGTTGATCAAACGAAATTGATTCAGATCATTAACCATTGCAGTCTCCACTGTGATGAAATGATCACCTATTTGTTAGATCAAGAACAATTAGGCGATCGCCGTCGCCAGTTGAAGCTTCTTCGCGATTGTTCAAGTATTTGTGGATTTACGGCCAGTCATATGGCAGCACAAAGCTTTTTAACACCTTCATTAATAAAATTATGTGCTTATACATGTGAGCATTGCGGGCGTGAATGTGGTCAATTTGAAGACCCTATGTCTGTACGTTGTTCCAAGGTGTGCTTAACTTGTGCAAGATATTGTCAGGAAGCCAGTGTTTAA